AGAAGTTAGAAGAAGTTAGAAGAAGTTAGAAGAAGTTAGAAGAAGTTAGAAGAAGTTAGAAGAAGTTAGAAGAAGTTAGAAGAAGTTAGAAGAAGTTAGAAGAAGTTAGAAGAAGTTAGAAGAAGTTAGAAGAAGTCTTAGCGAAGCGAAGATCCCGCGACAACGAGGTTAAAGAATTAAGAGAATGTAGAGACGCACGATCGTGCGTCTACCAACAAACCGGCAAACCGCGAAGCGGTTTAATATGAATAGCCCCGGGCTTAAGCCCGGGGTAAGCAAGCCACACCAAGAGCAAGCGGTGCACGCACATAAGGTTGTTTAAATCTACCTGCCCTCCATGCACCGCAATATTTGAAAGATATTTGGCTGCTTTCCCATTTTTTCAATTCTCAAATTTCCAAATCGTTTTACATCATCCGACTCAACGCCTTTCAATCGTCTTTCATGCATTAAACCAGAATATTCGTATCTTGGTCATACTCAAAACCTAAAACAAAGCACCATGAAAAGATTCTCCACCGTTTTAGTAATGGCAATGTTTACTATACTTATGGCCTCTGTGGTCACATCGTGCAACCAAAAAGCCGAAGAGAAAGAGGACAACACCACCTATCTTGAGGAGATAACCATTGCCCAGCTGCAGCAAGGGTACAAGGAGGGTAAGTTCACCGTTGAGCAGGTGGTTAGCGATTACCTAAGTAGAATTGAGACGATCGACGAGAGTGGCCCAACCTTAAATGCTATTATCGCCATAAATCCCGATGCCATTAAGATTGCCAAAGAGCTCGACAGGGAGATGAAAGAGGGAAAGCCCCAAGGTCCGTTGTTTGGAGTTCCGGTAATTTTAAAGGACAATATAGATACAAAGGATTCCATGCCCACAACGGCTGGTGCAGTAGTTCTAAAAAACTCATTCGTTGGCAGGGATAGCTGGATTGCCGCCAAGCTGAGAGCAGCAGGGGCAATTATTATAGCGAAATCAAATCTTAGCGAATGGGCTAATTTTAGATCAAGCTTCTCCTCGAGCGGATGGAGTGGATATGGAGGACAAACAAGAAACCCCTATGAGCTCGATCGGAACCCTTGCGGTTCAAGCGCCGGGTCGGGAGTAGCCGTTTCGGCCAATTTGTGTGAGTTTGCCATTGGGACCGAAACCAACGGCTCCATTGTATGTCCATCAAACAATAACGGCATTGTGGGGCTCAAACCCACGGTAGGCCTTATTAGCAGAACGGGCATAATCCCCATCTCCTTTACACAGGATACCCCCGGCCCCATGGCACGATCGGTGGAGGATATAGCCACTTGCTTGGGTGCAATGGTGGGGCGTGACTCCTCCGATTCTAAAACCCTTCAGCCCGATGCCAAGTTCTATACCGATTACACCCAATTTCTGAAGAAAGATGGCCTTAAAGGCAAGAGAATTGGGCTACTGACCAACGTGTCAGGATTTCACTTCAAGGTGGACGAATTGATGCAAAAGGCAGTGAAGGATATGAAGAGTGCCGGGGCTGAAATAGTGGAGGTAAATATGCCCATCGATGGTAGCGTAGAGGCAGCATCGTTTCAGGTTTTGCTGTATGAATTCAAGGATGGACTGAACAGCTACTTTAAATCGCTTGGCAGCAATGCGCCTGTAAAAAGCCTTGAGCAGCTCATCGAATTTAACAAGACCGATTCCGTTGAGCTAAGATTCTTCGACCAGCATCTATTGTTATTGGCACAATCGAAGGGCGATTTGAATAGCCCGGAGTATAAGAAATCCCTTGCTCTCATGCTCAAAGCAATGCGGCAAGATGGCATCGACAAGGTGATGAAGGCCAACAATCTCGATGCACTCATGGCTCCAACAGGAAGCCCGGCGTGGAAAACCGATGAGGTAAACGGTGATAACATTCTTGGAAGCAGCTCTTCCTATGCTGCCATTGCAGGTTACCCAACCATTTCGGAACCCATGGGCTTTATTGATGGCCTTCCGGTAGGGGTATCATTCATTGGGAAGGCTTGGTGTGAGCCCACATTGATAGAGATTGCCTATGCCTACGAGCAAGCAACAAAGCATAGAATGAAGCCTGAGTTTAAAGAGTAAAAGGAGGTCAGATTTTCAAGTCTAGCTATGAGGTGAAATTTGTGCATCTATGCATTTATCACCCTGCCGTTGGTTACAATCGTCCTTAATGAGGCGGAATAATACCGTGCATAACAGCGTACTGTATTGCCTCGGCAGAGTTGCTAACCTCCAACTTTTCAATAATCCGCTGTCGGTGCGTATTTACGGTGTTTACGCTTATATAGAGCTTGTCGGCAATTTCCTTGCTTATCAGGCCTTTGGCTATAAGCCCAAGAACTTCCTTCTCCCGTTTGCTCAGGTTTAGAGGCAGATTCTCCTCCATACTTGGGATAGGAAAAAGGAAGAGTTCTCCCGTTTTTAGGTTTACCAGCCTGCTACGTACCGGGGCGTCCAAATCCTGATCCGGGGAAATATCCATGAGTCCAAGCGCCAGCCAAACGTTGCCTCGTTTGTCCAGTTCAAGCGCCATTTGCTGTTCAATCACCCGAATATATTTCCCTCCTGAACTCAGAATACGGTAGTCGGATAGCAGTTTGTAGTTTTTCTTTTCCTCAGTTGGTAGGTCAATGGCAAACTGCATGTAGAAGTTGCCGGCCTCCATCATGCTCAAAAAGTCGTCAGGGTGGATACGCCGGTTCATGTAGTCGTTACCCTCAGCGTGGGCTTCCTCTATTTTCCACCCAAATACCGATTCGTAGCGTTTCGACAGGTATAGGTGCTTCCGCTGGTATAGATCGAAAATGGAGATAGCGCTGGTTTCAATAATATCCACCAGCTGGAGCATCTCAATATGCTTTTTTAACAGCGAGTAATCCAGATCGACGGGTGAAAACTCCTGTTGATTCATTATCCGGTCATATTCCTTATGCAAATTCTGAAGCCTATTATCCATGAAATTACTGA
The Williamwhitmania sp. genome window above contains:
- a CDS encoding amidase, which gives rise to MKRFSTVLVMAMFTILMASVVTSCNQKAEEKEDNTTYLEEITIAQLQQGYKEGKFTVEQVVSDYLSRIETIDESGPTLNAIIAINPDAIKIAKELDREMKEGKPQGPLFGVPVILKDNIDTKDSMPTTAGAVVLKNSFVGRDSWIAAKLRAAGAIIIAKSNLSEWANFRSSFSSSGWSGYGGQTRNPYELDRNPCGSSAGSGVAVSANLCEFAIGTETNGSIVCPSNNNGIVGLKPTVGLISRTGIIPISFTQDTPGPMARSVEDIATCLGAMVGRDSSDSKTLQPDAKFYTDYTQFLKKDGLKGKRIGLLTNVSGFHFKVDELMQKAVKDMKSAGAEIVEVNMPIDGSVEAASFQVLLYEFKDGLNSYFKSLGSNAPVKSLEQLIEFNKTDSVELRFFDQHLLLLAQSKGDLNSPEYKKSLALMLKAMRQDGIDKVMKANNLDALMAPTGSPAWKTDEVNGDNILGSSSSYAAIAGYPTISEPMGFIDGLPVGVSFIGKAWCEPTLIEIAYAYEQATKHRMKPEFKE
- a CDS encoding LuxR C-terminal-related transcriptional regulator is translated as MDNRLQNLHKEYDRIMNQQEFSPVDLDYSLLKKHIEMLQLVDIIETSAISIFDLYQRKHLYLSKRYESVFGWKIEEAHAEGNDYMNRRIHPDDFLSMMEAGNFYMQFAIDLPTEEKKNYKLLSDYRILSSGGKYIRVIEQQMALELDKRGNVWLALGLMDISPDQDLDAPVRSRLVNLKTGELFLFPIPSMEENLPLNLSKREKEVLGLIAKGLISKEIADKLYISVNTVNTHRQRIIEKLEVSNSAEAIQYAVMHGIIPPH